A single region of the Raphanus sativus cultivar WK10039 chromosome 1, ASM80110v3, whole genome shotgun sequence genome encodes:
- the LOC130495165 gene encoding uncharacterized protein At3g43530-like isoform X1 produces MEFLAFEAIEKLGEKFRERVPDEDVHPTCPRMCRSMFKRSEMKGFPLEKINKALGDTTDIENILACTDEDKTLLDGITEPEDIRDKDDTIVESWMKVVERGYVVRFEDMLKEDVAARQAPPPEPQIGNDTEATNEAGGNSVKLDELVQVINSFKEDIGGRMTKIEEKVGEIDSRLAASEGFVQELLDGRNVNADMEEEQQGISKRSRNKTKDITSRAKKKSKKN; encoded by the exons ATGGAG TTCTTAGCATTTGAGGCCATCGAGAAATTGGGGGAGAAATTCCGAGAGCGAGTACCAGATGAAGACGTACACCCAACATGTCCAAGGATGTGCCGATCAATGTTCAAGAGAAGTGAAATGAAGGGATTTCCActagagaaaataaataaagcacTCGGTGATACTACG GACATTGAGAACATCTTGGCTTGTACCGACGAAGACAAGACTCTACTAGATGGGATAACAGAACCAGAAGACATCAGAGATAAGGATGACACGATTGTGGAGAGTTGGATGAAGGTGGTGGAGAGGGGTTATGTTGTTAGGTTTGAAGATATGTTGAAGGAAGATGTGGCTGCTAGACAAGCCCCTCCCCCTGAGCCTCAGATTGGAAACGACACAGAAGCTACCAATGAAGCAGGAGGGAACAGCGTCAAGCTAGATGAATTGGTGCAAGTCATTAACAGCTTCAAAGAAGatattggagggcggatgacGAAGATTGAGGAAAAGGTTGGGGAGATTGACTCAAGACTCGCTGCATCGGAAGGTTTTGTTCAAGAGCTCTTAGATGGTAGGAATGTGAATGCGGATATGGAGGAGGAACAACAGGGCATCTCGAAGAGGTCAAGGAACAAGACAAAGGACATCACTTCCAGGGCAAAGAAGAAGTCAAAGAAAAACTGA
- the LOC130495165 gene encoding uncharacterized protein LOC130495165 isoform X2: MCRSMFKRSEMKGFPLEKINKALGDTTDIENILACTDEDKTLLDGITEPEDIRDKDDTIVESWMKVVERGYVVRFEDMLKEDVAARQAPPPEPQIGNDTEATNEAGGNSVKLDELVQVINSFKEDIGGRMTKIEEKVGEIDSRLAASEGFVQELLDGRNVNADMEEEQQGISKRSRNKTKDITSRAKKKSKKN; encoded by the exons ATGTGCCGATCAATGTTCAAGAGAAGTGAAATGAAGGGATTTCCActagagaaaataaataaagcacTCGGTGATACTACG GACATTGAGAACATCTTGGCTTGTACCGACGAAGACAAGACTCTACTAGATGGGATAACAGAACCAGAAGACATCAGAGATAAGGATGACACGATTGTGGAGAGTTGGATGAAGGTGGTGGAGAGGGGTTATGTTGTTAGGTTTGAAGATATGTTGAAGGAAGATGTGGCTGCTAGACAAGCCCCTCCCCCTGAGCCTCAGATTGGAAACGACACAGAAGCTACCAATGAAGCAGGAGGGAACAGCGTCAAGCTAGATGAATTGGTGCAAGTCATTAACAGCTTCAAAGAAGatattggagggcggatgacGAAGATTGAGGAAAAGGTTGGGGAGATTGACTCAAGACTCGCTGCATCGGAAGGTTTTGTTCAAGAGCTCTTAGATGGTAGGAATGTGAATGCGGATATGGAGGAGGAACAACAGGGCATCTCGAAGAGGTCAAGGAACAAGACAAAGGACATCACTTCCAGGGCAAAGAAGAAGTCAAAGAAAAACTGA
- the LOC130497379 gene encoding uncharacterized protein LOC130497379 — MEYGSGSSRRRPKSGRKLCSCALEATIYQAWTEKNPGRRFYGCPRYKEPNGCNFFSWFDKEDGTLWQKRALLEARDEIREQSLVIEQLKETIAELRSNLEKKENEDEIVRKFEDFFV, encoded by the exons ATGGAATATGGTTCGGGATCGTCCAGGAGAAGGCCAAAATCTGGTCGGAAATTGTGCTCATGTGCCTTAGAGGCGACCATATATCAAGCTTGGACAGAGAAGAACCCAGGGCGACGATTTTATGGATGTCCGCGGTACAAG GAGCCAAATGGATGCAACTTcttctcctggtttgataaagagGATGGTACATTATGGCAAAAAAGAGCTTTGCTTGAAGCCCGGGATGAGATCCGAGAGCAGAGTCTGGTGATTGAGCAGTTGAAGGAAACAATTGCGGAACTGAGAAGCAAtttggagaagaaagaaaatgaagatgagATTGTTAGGAAGTTTGAAGACTTCTTTGTTTAA
- the LOC130497391 gene encoding uncharacterized protein LOC130497391, whose amino-acid sequence MDPWVEKQERREMKKTKKHLDMVQYTCDAEYGIPRSCPCGGRIVNEVSANPKDKDFSPGRKYFTCDKFEDDGLHFRQPWVIGVEEEVRRLRKEVDDMAAEIAALKLLIPRV is encoded by the exons ATGGATCCATGGGTTGAAAAACAGGAAAGGAGGGAGatgaagaaaacgaagaaaCACTTGGACATGGTTCAATATACATGCGATGCTGAGTACGGGATTCCAAGATCTTGCCCATGCGGGGGACGAATTGTCAACGAGGTTTCAGCTAATCCGAAAGATAAAGATTTCTCACCAGGCCGCAAGTACTTCACTTGCGACAAGTTTGAG GATGATGGTCTCCACTTCCGTCAGCCATGGGTCATCGGAGTTGAGGAAGAGGTTCGCCGCTTAAGGAAGGAGGTGGACGACATGGCTGCGGAAATTGCAGCTCTGAAACTACTTATCCCACGTGTTTGA